One stretch of Micromonospora echinospora DNA includes these proteins:
- a CDS encoding GPW/gp25 family protein, whose translation MRAFRFVGAGFDAGRAGGLALTAAGGLAMTDGDETVRQALYLLLSTTPGERLMRPGYGSRLHRLVFAPNDDTTAGLAIHYVRQAIRRWEPRVEVLDVDAGPDPDDPWRLVIRLDYRVRASLSPGHLVFSVDLLPADEETADEEGTS comes from the coding sequence ATGAGGGCCTTCCGCTTCGTCGGCGCCGGCTTCGACGCCGGCCGCGCCGGTGGTCTCGCGCTCACCGCCGCCGGCGGGCTCGCCATGACCGACGGCGACGAGACGGTACGCCAGGCGCTGTACCTGCTGCTGTCCACCACGCCCGGGGAACGGCTGATGCGCCCCGGGTACGGGTCTCGGCTGCACCGGCTCGTGTTCGCGCCGAACGACGACACCACCGCCGGGCTGGCGATCCACTACGTGCGGCAGGCGATCCGCCGCTGGGAGCCCCGGGTCGAGGTGCTCGATGTGGACGCCGGCCCGGACCCGGACGACCCGTGGCGCCTGGTGATCCGGCTCGACTACCGGGTGCGGGCCAGCCTCTCCCCCGGCCACCTGGTGTTCTCCGTCGACCTGCTCCCCGCCGACGAGGAGACCGCAGACGAGGAGGGCACGTCATGA
- a CDS encoding carbohydrate ABC transporter permease yields the protein MTALAATRRPGSGRNVLRLVVLVAIVAVVLYPLFWMLGTSVKSQAEIVNNVGLLPERFTPGNYLDGWTNFDISFGRFFLNSALVSGLTVVGNALSCLLAAYALGRLRFRLRKLWFTVMIGTLLLPGHVLIVPQYILFRSLGLVGGDWPYLPLLVPQFLATEAFFVFLMVQFMRGIPRELDEAATIDGASPYGVFRHVILPLSRPALVTTAIFSFIWTWNDFFRQLVFLSSLEDYTVPVALTLFIDSTSQSAVGPMFAMSVLSLLPVFLFFLAFQRMLVEGINTSGLKG from the coding sequence ATGACAGCGCTCGCTGCCACCCGCCGGCCGGGCAGCGGCCGGAACGTGCTGCGGCTCGTCGTGCTCGTGGCGATCGTCGCGGTGGTGCTCTACCCGCTGTTCTGGATGCTCGGCACCTCGGTCAAGTCGCAGGCCGAGATCGTCAACAACGTCGGCCTGCTGCCGGAACGGTTCACCCCCGGCAACTACCTCGACGGCTGGACCAACTTCGACATCAGCTTCGGCCGGTTCTTCCTCAACAGCGCGCTGGTCAGCGGGCTCACCGTCGTCGGCAACGCGCTGTCCTGCCTGCTCGCCGCGTACGCCCTGGGCCGGCTGCGGTTCCGGCTGCGCAAGCTGTGGTTCACCGTCATGATCGGGACGCTGCTGCTGCCCGGGCACGTGCTGATCGTGCCGCAGTACATCCTGTTCCGCAGCCTCGGCCTGGTCGGCGGCGACTGGCCGTACCTGCCGCTGCTGGTGCCGCAGTTCCTGGCCACCGAGGCGTTCTTCGTCTTCCTCATGGTGCAGTTCATGCGCGGCATCCCGCGCGAGCTGGACGAGGCGGCCACCATCGACGGCGCATCCCCGTACGGCGTGTTCCGGCACGTCATCCTGCCGCTGAGCCGCCCGGCGCTGGTCACCACGGCGATCTTCTCGTTCATCTGGACCTGGAACGACTTCTTCCGGCAGCTGGTGTTCCTGTCCAGCCTGGAGGACTACACCGTCCCGGTGGCGCTGACCCTGTTCATCGACTCGACCAGCCAGAGCGCCGTCGGCCCGATGTTCGCCATGTCGGTGCTGTCCCTGCTGCCGGTGTTCCTGTTCTTCCTGGCCTTCCAGCGGATGCTCGTCGAGGGCATCAACACCAGCGGGCTGAAGGGATGA
- a CDS encoding bifunctional 4-hydroxy-2-oxoglutarate aldolase/2-dehydro-3-deoxy-phosphogluconate aldolase, translating to MSGHDFEALFGDARVMVILRDLPPGETVRLAELAWDLGIAVVEVPIRTPEAVPALRAAVTAGRRRDRIVGAGTVRTPAQVGQAVAAGAAFTVAPGLDLAVADAAAGHGVPHLPGVATPTEAQRALDHGLVWLKAFPAVSLGPAWFRAVAGPLPEARFVATGGVDAGNAGDFLAAGARVVAVGSALTDPAQLPRLATLAAGSAVT from the coding sequence ATGAGCGGGCACGACTTCGAGGCCCTGTTCGGCGACGCGCGGGTGATGGTGATCCTGCGCGACCTGCCGCCCGGTGAGACGGTCCGGCTGGCGGAACTGGCCTGGGATCTCGGCATCGCCGTGGTGGAGGTGCCCATCCGTACCCCGGAAGCGGTGCCGGCGCTGCGCGCTGCCGTGACGGCCGGGCGGCGGCGGGACCGGATCGTCGGCGCGGGCACTGTGCGTACCCCGGCGCAGGTCGGTCAGGCGGTGGCCGCCGGGGCGGCGTTCACAGTGGCGCCGGGCCTGGACCTGGCGGTGGCCGACGCGGCGGCCGGGCACGGCGTGCCGCACCTGCCCGGCGTGGCCACCCCGACCGAGGCGCAGCGGGCGCTCGACCACGGCCTGGTGTGGCTCAAGGCGTTCCCGGCGGTCAGCCTCGGTCCGGCCTGGTTCCGGGCGGTCGCCGGGCCGCTGCCGGAGGCCCGGTTCGTGGCCACCGGCGGTGTCGACGCCGGCAACGCGGGCGACTTCCTCGCCGCCGGGGCGCGAGTGGTGGCGGTCGGGTCGGCGCTCACCGACCCGGCGCAACTGCCGCGCCTGGCCACGCTCGCAGCCGGCAGCGCGGTCACCTGA
- a CDS encoding phage baseplate assembly protein V, whose translation MSRAAMVTVDGRPLADPARLRAVRVAARLDRPAQCELTLAAAPGAGPLDPPVRPGATLDVRLDGQAEALFTGEVTAVEREYAGDGVPLARIRAYDPLHRLRKRQELRVFESVTAAELAAELCAGLGLSVAAEDDGPRLDRLLQHRHTDLDLLCEVAGRAGLHLSVDGDRLRLVTLDGYGEPLPLTLGETVHALRITENLDRAGAACAVLGWHPQRAEALGQRADEARSGRRIPLRAEPGDVGADGVRTAVDQPGRSDDELAALAQAGLDARVAALVTAEGTAEGDPALRPGRRIALAGVPDPVAGVYVLTEVVHTVDADGHLTRFATAPPGPPPTAAPPAATVTLGTVTDVDDPDGLGRARVTLPAYGDLDAGWLAVLCPGAGRGKGIVALPDPDDTVLVALPGGEPASGVVLGSLFGAVEPYDTGIVSGRSRRWSMRTGTGQSIVIDDDGRTLRLATDAGSFVELRPELTTVHAAGDLVLSAPGRAVVVRGRTVDFLHAPAAEDAETAAAQARTLARSAGGG comes from the coding sequence GTGAGCCGGGCCGCAATGGTCACAGTCGACGGCCGGCCGCTGGCCGACCCGGCCCGGCTGCGCGCCGTCCGGGTCGCCGCCCGCCTGGACCGCCCGGCGCAGTGCGAGCTGACGCTCGCCGCCGCCCCCGGCGCGGGCCCTCTCGACCCTCCGGTACGCCCCGGCGCCACCCTTGACGTGCGCCTCGACGGGCAGGCGGAGGCGCTGTTCACCGGTGAGGTGACAGCCGTCGAGCGGGAGTACGCCGGTGACGGCGTGCCGCTGGCGCGGATCCGGGCGTACGACCCGCTGCACCGGCTGCGCAAGCGCCAGGAGCTGCGCGTGTTCGAGTCGGTGACCGCCGCCGAGCTGGCCGCCGAGCTGTGCGCCGGGCTCGGGTTGAGCGTGGCGGCCGAGGACGACGGGCCGCGCCTGGACCGGCTGCTCCAGCACCGGCACACCGACCTGGACCTGCTGTGCGAGGTGGCCGGCCGGGCCGGGCTGCACCTGAGCGTGGACGGCGACCGGTTGCGGCTCGTCACGCTGGACGGCTACGGAGAGCCGCTGCCGCTGACGCTCGGCGAGACGGTGCACGCGCTGCGGATCACCGAGAACCTGGACCGGGCGGGCGCGGCGTGCGCCGTCCTCGGCTGGCACCCGCAGCGCGCGGAGGCGCTGGGCCAGCGCGCGGACGAGGCCCGCAGCGGACGGCGCATCCCACTGCGCGCGGAGCCGGGTGACGTCGGCGCGGACGGCGTCCGTACGGCCGTCGACCAGCCCGGCCGCAGCGACGACGAGCTGGCCGCGCTGGCCCAGGCCGGGCTGGACGCCCGGGTCGCCGCGCTGGTCACTGCCGAGGGCACCGCGGAGGGCGATCCGGCGCTGCGGCCCGGCCGGCGGATCGCGCTGGCCGGCGTCCCGGACCCGGTCGCCGGGGTGTACGTGCTCACCGAGGTGGTGCACACGGTGGACGCCGACGGGCACCTGACCCGGTTCGCCACGGCGCCGCCCGGCCCGCCGCCGACGGCCGCGCCCCCGGCGGCGACGGTCACGCTCGGCACCGTCACCGACGTCGACGACCCGGACGGGCTGGGCCGGGCCCGGGTGACGCTTCCCGCGTACGGGGATCTGGACGCCGGCTGGCTCGCGGTGCTCTGCCCGGGCGCGGGCCGGGGCAAGGGCATCGTCGCGCTGCCCGACCCGGACGACACCGTGCTGGTGGCGCTGCCCGGCGGTGAGCCGGCCTCGGGCGTGGTGCTCGGCTCGCTGTTCGGCGCGGTCGAGCCGTACGACACCGGGATCGTGTCCGGGCGCTCGCGGCGCTGGTCGATGCGGACCGGCACCGGGCAGTCCATCGTGATCGACGACGACGGGCGCACGCTGCGGCTGGCCACCGACGCGGGCAGCTTCGTCGAGCTGCGCCCCGAGCTGACCACCGTGCACGCCGCCGGTGACCTGGTGCTCTCCGCGCCCGGCCGGGCCGTCGTGGTGCGCGGCCGCACCGTCGACTTCCTGCACGCCCCGGCGGCCGAGGACGCCGAGACCGCCGCCGCCCAGGCCCGTACGCTCGCCCGTTCCGCCGGAGGTGGCTGA
- a CDS encoding putative baseplate assembly protein encodes MTLPVPHLDDRAFLDLVTEARERIARSCPDWTDLSAHDPGMALVEAFAYLTEVMIYRLNQLPEKAYVAFLNLLGVTRHPPAAAWADVRLTRTGPDRGPVRVPAGTRVAAARGADPRPVVFVTTEPAVLPAGETTVTVRVHHCEPVEAELLGTGTGQPGQVLRAARAPLARTTEALDLLLGVEVPAGSVELGAAAREHEGRTYEIWRPVDSFAGVGPQAKVYLVDRASGVVTFAPALDLRPVVGAAAVEGAAGATTVAAVPPAGRQVRLWYRCGGGPAGNVAAGVLTSLRDPLPGVKVDNPAPATGGRELESLESVLARGPYEFFAQQRAVTARDFEILATGSGAVARARAFTRSAVYSFARPGEVEVVLVPYVPDAARPGGRLPVEVLREHEVEEARRRVEADLERRRALGTAVRAGWARYKAVSIQARVVVRREEDVDAVRRRIHDRLHQTLSPLPTPLNPAGWAFGEPLRASNVYRMLEHAEPGVRYVESVRFVVDEAPDAQVRTVAVDQYQADTWYAGGGPVLFRSTNAGAGWEPAGRFDGETVVRVVPAPAPVRPGVVPRAGSVAVVTTRDAGGSRVRLSTDLGETWTLLTDLDSGVRDLAWIDRDGTGALLLATDAGLYEVPLLPGAVPLQILVDPADADRGFYAVRAFVSERGAPGVAVAAQAGFGVYLSTAAGRPGTFAHVGLANVDNRVLAVQYDGPATLLWCGAGEPDPKKPGQGCHRTRLFESDVKWQSMASGWIGGTCRDLAFSGPLALAATQSGGVVRLDTLAGQPQWSPVMVNCGLPLRDRTRFVPVDAIAATAPTGTSGAGRLVLAGGERGVFRSGDGEDWTASANQATADVVTVPGTWLLCSGEHDIEVVRQDAPSGD; translated from the coding sequence ATGACGCTGCCGGTGCCGCACCTGGACGACCGCGCCTTCCTCGACCTGGTCACCGAGGCGCGGGAACGCATCGCCCGGTCCTGCCCGGACTGGACCGACCTGTCGGCGCACGACCCGGGCATGGCGCTGGTGGAGGCGTTCGCCTACCTGACCGAGGTGATGATCTACCGGCTGAACCAGTTGCCGGAGAAGGCGTACGTGGCGTTCCTGAACCTGCTCGGCGTCACCCGGCACCCACCGGCGGCGGCCTGGGCGGACGTGCGCCTGACCCGCACCGGCCCGGACCGCGGCCCGGTGCGGGTGCCGGCCGGCACCCGGGTCGCCGCGGCCCGCGGCGCGGACCCCCGGCCGGTCGTCTTCGTGACCACCGAACCGGCGGTGCTGCCCGCCGGGGAGACCACCGTGACGGTACGGGTGCACCACTGCGAGCCGGTCGAGGCGGAGCTGCTGGGCACCGGCACCGGACAGCCCGGTCAGGTGTTGCGTGCCGCCCGCGCGCCGCTGGCGCGTACCACCGAGGCGCTGGACCTGCTGCTCGGGGTAGAGGTGCCGGCCGGCTCGGTGGAGCTGGGCGCCGCCGCCCGCGAGCACGAGGGGCGCACGTACGAGATCTGGCGGCCGGTGGACAGCTTCGCCGGTGTCGGCCCGCAGGCGAAGGTCTACCTGGTGGACCGGGCTTCCGGGGTGGTCACGTTCGCCCCGGCGCTGGACCTGCGCCCGGTCGTGGGCGCTGCGGCCGTCGAGGGGGCGGCCGGGGCGACCACTGTGGCGGCGGTGCCGCCGGCCGGGCGGCAGGTGCGGCTCTGGTACCGCTGCGGCGGCGGGCCGGCCGGCAACGTGGCAGCGGGTGTGCTGACCAGCCTGCGCGACCCGCTGCCCGGGGTGAAGGTGGACAACCCGGCGCCGGCCACCGGCGGACGGGAGCTGGAGTCGCTGGAGTCGGTGCTGGCGCGCGGGCCGTACGAGTTCTTCGCCCAGCAGCGCGCGGTGACCGCCCGGGACTTCGAGATCCTGGCCACCGGCTCCGGGGCGGTGGCACGGGCGCGGGCGTTCACCCGGTCCGCCGTCTACAGCTTCGCCCGGCCCGGCGAGGTCGAGGTGGTGCTGGTGCCGTACGTGCCGGACGCGGCCCGCCCCGGCGGACGGCTGCCGGTGGAGGTGCTGCGCGAGCACGAGGTGGAGGAGGCCCGCCGCCGGGTCGAGGCCGACCTGGAACGTCGCCGCGCCCTGGGTACGGCGGTGCGGGCGGGCTGGGCCCGGTACAAGGCGGTGTCCATCCAGGCCCGGGTGGTGGTGCGCCGCGAGGAGGACGTGGACGCGGTGCGCCGCCGCATCCACGACCGGCTGCACCAGACGCTCAGCCCGCTGCCCACGCCGCTGAACCCGGCCGGCTGGGCGTTCGGCGAGCCGCTGCGCGCCTCCAACGTGTACCGGATGCTGGAGCACGCCGAGCCGGGCGTGCGCTACGTCGAGTCGGTGCGGTTCGTGGTCGACGAGGCACCTGACGCGCAGGTGCGCACCGTGGCGGTGGACCAGTACCAGGCCGACACCTGGTACGCCGGCGGCGGCCCGGTGCTGTTCCGCTCCACGAACGCCGGGGCGGGCTGGGAACCGGCGGGCCGGTTCGACGGCGAGACGGTGGTACGGGTGGTGCCAGCGCCCGCCCCGGTACGCCCCGGTGTCGTCCCCCGGGCCGGTTCGGTGGCGGTGGTGACCACCCGCGACGCCGGTGGCTCCCGGGTCCGGCTGAGCACCGACCTGGGCGAGACGTGGACGCTGCTGACCGACCTCGACTCCGGCGTACGCGATCTGGCCTGGATCGACCGCGACGGCACCGGCGCGCTGCTGCTGGCCACCGACGCGGGCCTGTACGAGGTGCCGCTGCTGCCCGGCGCGGTGCCGTTGCAGATCCTGGTCGACCCGGCCGACGCGGACCGGGGCTTCTACGCGGTGCGCGCGTTCGTCTCCGAGCGCGGCGCGCCGGGGGTGGCGGTGGCCGCGCAGGCCGGGTTCGGGGTCTACCTGTCCACAGCGGCCGGACGGCCCGGCACGTTCGCCCACGTCGGCCTCGCCAACGTCGACAACCGGGTGCTCGCCGTGCAGTACGACGGTCCGGCCACGCTGCTGTGGTGCGGCGCGGGCGAGCCGGACCCGAAGAAGCCCGGGCAGGGCTGCCACCGCACCCGGCTGTTCGAGTCGGACGTGAAGTGGCAGTCGATGGCGTCCGGCTGGATCGGCGGCACCTGCCGGGACCTGGCGTTCAGCGGCCCGCTCGCGCTGGCCGCGACGCAGAGCGGCGGCGTGGTCCGCCTCGACACGCTCGCCGGGCAGCCGCAGTGGTCGCCGGTGATGGTCAACTGCGGGCTGCCGCTGCGGGACCGGACCCGGTTCGTCCCGGTCGACGCCATCGCCGCCACCGCGCCCACCGGCACGTCAGGCGCCGGGCGCCTGGTGCTCGCCGGTGGTGAGCGCGGCGTGTTCCGCAGCGGCGACGGCGAGGACTGGACGGCGAGCGCCAACCAGGCCACCGCCGACGTGGTCACCGTCCCCGGCACCTGGCTGCTCTGCTCCGGCGAGCACGACATCGAGGTGGTGCGGCAGGATGCGCCGAGCGGCGATTGA
- a CDS encoding carbohydrate ABC transporter permease, with product MALTTAPGRTPRTGPAGPRPTRRRAGRARLGEGLAGYVFLSPWLIGLMGVTAIPMLLSLWLSFTDYDILTPLSEVQWVGLANYERMFTADPSYWHAVRVTLTFALIAVPLKLAAALGVALLLNRAWRGVGLFRSLFYLPSLLGGSVALAIVWVNMFNRDGAFNSFLALFGVEGLPWVSDPDWALETLMVLAIWQFGAPMVIFLAGLKQVPTELYEAAAVDGAGAWRRFRAVTLPMLSPVIFFNLVLETINGFQGFTAAFVLSNGTGGPVDSTLMYTLKLYISGFTDLEMGYASAMAWVFLLAIGVITAVFFSTGRFWVHYSDGDDS from the coding sequence GTGGCTCTCACCACGGCGCCCGGCCGGACCCCGCGCACCGGACCGGCCGGCCCCCGCCCCACGCGGCGTCGGGCCGGCCGGGCCCGGCTCGGTGAGGGCCTGGCGGGGTACGTCTTCCTCTCGCCCTGGCTCATCGGACTGATGGGCGTCACGGCGATCCCGATGCTGCTGTCGCTCTGGCTGAGCTTCACCGACTACGACATCCTCACGCCGCTGTCCGAGGTGCAGTGGGTGGGGCTGGCCAACTACGAGCGGATGTTCACCGCCGACCCGTCGTACTGGCACGCGGTGCGGGTCACGCTGACGTTCGCGCTGATCGCCGTACCGCTGAAGCTGGCCGCCGCGCTCGGCGTGGCGCTGCTGCTCAACCGCGCATGGCGCGGCGTCGGGCTGTTCCGCAGCCTGTTCTACCTGCCGTCGCTGCTCGGCGGCAGCGTCGCGCTGGCGATCGTCTGGGTCAACATGTTCAACCGGGACGGCGCGTTCAACTCGTTCCTCGCCCTGTTCGGCGTCGAAGGGCTGCCCTGGGTCAGCGACCCGGACTGGGCGCTGGAGACGCTGATGGTGCTGGCGATCTGGCAGTTCGGGGCGCCCATGGTGATCTTCCTGGCCGGGCTCAAGCAGGTGCCCACCGAGCTGTACGAGGCGGCGGCGGTGGACGGCGCCGGGGCGTGGCGGCGCTTCCGCGCGGTCACCCTGCCCATGCTCTCCCCGGTGATCTTCTTCAACCTGGTGCTGGAGACCATCAACGGCTTCCAGGGCTTCACCGCCGCGTTCGTGCTCAGCAACGGCACCGGCGGCCCGGTCGACTCCACCCTCATGTACACGCTGAAGCTCTACATCTCCGGCTTCACCGACCTGGAGATGGGCTACGCCTCGGCGATGGCGTGGGTGTTCCTGTTGGCGATCGGCGTGATCACCGCCGTCTTCTTCAGCACCGGCCGGTTCTGGGTGCACTACTCGGACGGAGACGACTCATGA
- a CDS encoding PmoA family protein: MTAEPRLVVGGVEVARYLVRPDLDPRHGPRPYLHPVRTRAGTPVTDALPADHVWHLGASLTVQDVNGVNLWGGRTYVRGTGYTWRDDHGVIAHTGWRERTADRLDHDLEWRDRHGRALLREHRRITATPAGEDAWWLDLSATLTSATGADVRLGSPATNGRPGGAGYGGFFWRAVADGEALVRTAEAAGEEAVNGSAAPWLALSASAPGGGAYTLVFTGLGSGDRWFVRTAMYPGVCVAYAFDSPAVVAAGRPRHNRHRVLVADGHLDPADIAGRVDAAVIR, encoded by the coding sequence GTGACCGCCGAACCCCGGCTGGTGGTGGGCGGTGTCGAGGTGGCCCGGTACCTGGTCCGGCCGGACCTGGACCCGCGCCACGGGCCCCGGCCGTACCTGCATCCGGTGCGGACCCGGGCCGGCACCCCGGTCACCGACGCGCTCCCGGCCGACCACGTCTGGCACCTCGGCGCGTCACTGACCGTGCAGGACGTGAACGGCGTCAACCTGTGGGGCGGCCGGACGTACGTGCGCGGCACCGGCTACACCTGGCGCGACGACCACGGCGTGATCGCGCACACCGGCTGGCGGGAGCGGACCGCCGACCGGCTCGACCACGACCTGGAGTGGCGCGACCGGCACGGCCGGGCGCTGCTGCGCGAGCACCGGCGGATCACCGCCACCCCGGCCGGGGAGGACGCCTGGTGGCTGGACCTGTCCGCCACGCTCACCTCCGCCACCGGCGCCGACGTGCGCCTGGGCAGCCCGGCCACGAACGGCCGCCCGGGCGGCGCCGGGTACGGCGGATTCTTCTGGCGTGCCGTGGCCGACGGGGAAGCGCTGGTGCGCACCGCCGAGGCGGCGGGCGAGGAGGCGGTGAACGGCTCGGCCGCGCCCTGGCTGGCGTTGTCCGCCTCCGCGCCCGGAGGTGGCGCGTACACGCTGGTGTTCACCGGTCTGGGGTCGGGCGACAGGTGGTTCGTGCGCACCGCGATGTACCCGGGCGTCTGCGTCGCGTACGCGTTCGACAGCCCGGCGGTGGTCGCGGCCGGGCGGCCCCGGCACAACCGGCACCGGGTGCTGGTCGCCGACGGCCACCTCGACCCGGCCGACATCGCGGGCCGGGTGGACGCGGCGGTCATCCGGTGA
- a CDS encoding sugar kinase — MSEPLGAAVAGRGRAGGGPEVVCVGETMVVLAPDDGVSLEHAARLTVGVGGAESNVAAGLARLGHRAAWVSRVGDDPFGRRVMAEVAAAGVDVGLVTVDPDAPTGLYLKDPGPDGTRVHYHRAGSAASRLGAADLARPGLAGARLLHLSGITAALSGTCRDLLVSALDGRALPGARVSFDVNHRPALWPADRAGPVLRDLADRADVVLVGLDEAAVLWSADDPAAVRALLPGPELVVVKDGPVGATALPRTGPAVFVPALPVDVVEPVGGGDAFAAGFLSGLLRGLDLRACLRLGHLTAAPVLAVPGDTAPPPDPETIVRALALPETMWTEQVGGGSRG; from the coding sequence GTGAGCGAGCCGCTTGGCGCCGCGGTCGCAGGCCGGGGCCGCGCCGGGGGCGGGCCGGAGGTGGTCTGCGTGGGCGAGACGATGGTGGTGCTCGCCCCTGATGACGGCGTGTCGCTGGAGCACGCCGCGCGGTTGACTGTCGGCGTGGGCGGCGCGGAGTCCAACGTGGCGGCCGGGCTGGCCCGGCTCGGGCACCGCGCGGCGTGGGTCAGCCGGGTCGGCGACGACCCGTTCGGGCGGCGGGTAATGGCCGAGGTCGCCGCCGCGGGCGTGGACGTCGGCCTGGTCACAGTGGATCCGGACGCGCCGACCGGGCTCTACCTGAAGGATCCGGGGCCGGACGGCACCCGCGTGCACTATCACCGTGCCGGGTCGGCCGCGAGCCGCCTCGGCGCCGCCGACCTCGCGCGTCCCGGGCTGGCCGGGGCACGCCTGCTGCACCTGTCCGGCATCACCGCCGCGCTCTCCGGCACCTGCCGTGACCTGCTCGTGTCCGCGTTGGACGGGCGGGCGCTGCCCGGCGCCCGGGTCAGCTTCGACGTGAACCACCGCCCGGCGCTCTGGCCCGCCGACCGGGCCGGCCCGGTCCTGCGTGACCTGGCAGACCGCGCCGACGTGGTGCTCGTCGGCCTGGACGAGGCGGCGGTGCTCTGGTCGGCGGACGATCCGGCCGCTGTTCGTGCGCTGCTGCCCGGCCCGGAGCTGGTGGTGGTCAAGGACGGTCCGGTCGGCGCGACGGCGCTGCCGCGTACCGGGCCGGCGGTGTTCGTGCCGGCGTTACCGGTGGACGTGGTCGAGCCGGTCGGCGGGGGGGACGCGTTCGCCGCCGGGTTCCTCTCCGGGCTGTTGCGTGGCCTCGACCTGCGAGCCTGCCTGCGGCTGGGGCACCTCACCGCCGCGCCGGTGCTGGCCGTGCCCGGCGACACCGCCCCGCCGCCGGACCCGGAGACGATCGTGCGTGCGCTGGCCCTGCCGGAGACGATGTGGACCGAGCAGGTCGGGGGAGGGAGCAGAGGATGA
- a CDS encoding phage tail protein, with amino-acid sequence MRRAAIERLLPAAYQRAAGPGSVLGALLDVMEALHAPDEAVLADVDALFGPYRTPDGFVAYLTRWVAMDHVVAAPRADAPLPLPMGRLRDLVAHGALLARWRGTPYGMRTALELATGVTGFVLDEPPERPFHLVVRVPPAAADRLALVTRIVEAEKPAAVTVEVLASPADAETPEPDDAEPAAGVATVRAVGRAHVPAPLPHDPPEEPS; translated from the coding sequence ATGCGCCGAGCGGCGATTGAGCGGCTGCTGCCCGCCGCGTACCAGCGGGCCGCCGGGCCGGGCAGCGTGCTGGGCGCGCTGCTGGACGTGATGGAGGCGCTGCACGCCCCGGACGAGGCGGTGCTCGCCGACGTCGACGCGCTGTTCGGGCCGTACCGGACGCCGGACGGGTTCGTGGCCTACCTGACCCGCTGGGTGGCGATGGACCACGTGGTCGCCGCGCCCCGCGCCGACGCGCCACTGCCGTTGCCGATGGGCCGGCTGCGGGACCTGGTCGCGCACGGCGCGCTGCTGGCCCGGTGGCGCGGCACCCCGTACGGGATGCGGACCGCGCTGGAACTGGCCACCGGCGTGACCGGGTTCGTGCTGGACGAGCCGCCCGAACGGCCTTTCCACCTGGTGGTGCGGGTGCCGCCGGCCGCCGCCGACCGGCTCGCGCTGGTCACCCGCATCGTCGAGGCGGAGAAACCGGCAGCGGTCACCGTCGAGGTGCTCGCCTCCCCGGCCGACGCTGAGACGCCCGAGCCGGACGACGCCGAGCCCGCCGCCGGGGTGGCGACGGTCCGCGCTGTCGGCCGGGCCCACGTACCAGCACCCCTGCCCCACGATCCGCCCGAGGAGCCGTCATGA